A single window of Watersipora subatra chromosome 9, tzWatSuba1.1, whole genome shotgun sequence DNA harbors:
- the LOC137404940 gene encoding uncharacterized protein: MAEGGLKPPASFVNSTDNPSETSRSWKAWLEQYDFYMIATEKTKKDGEIQVATLLTLLGAQGQEIFRTLNIADRKDIAEVKKAFTEHFNPQVKTVFERFKFHSRVQKQGEPFESFVTALRDLITTCEFHADEKDKALVDRIVAADTLSRAFLPSYGAEANKLEALDHDQIDSITTGIITQPLFKEKLSRATKLDPTMQILASYIKHGWPMTKHACLEPLKPYWNVKSDLTMHNDLLLCRAQIVIPIAMRKTVLDQIHAGHMGVSKCTERAKGAVYWPGYLGQIRDLIESCSVCQEYMRSNSQYSLEPYDIPEYPMQSVSMDIFHLDGNDYLVTVDRYSKWPACYQLKTSRSLEVIELLKRQFIDFGRPETLVSDNASYFTSYEFKCFIEDNDVKHITSSPYHSRSNGLAERMNQTIKNSLRKALISGQTLCDVLATLRSTPLGDQLPSPAVLLQARNLRGQLHCLPHQLKPQGLHLGEIHSRFVKRQSQAIFQNNTATLPTEYCAGMEVWCKLGHRKWAEGVIVEHAETPRSYYIKLLDGKVFRRNIKSLRPNRSSHAYNKTSINNHIDKQQRLVESTNSDRTLINDNLDKQQKLVESTNSDITLVPVQSAQQSQLAVVPNSVDQSGTATPASTGATNPNQMSSSFSSVVTRSGRVSKPPTRLGFS; encoded by the exons ATGGCAGAAGGAGGGCTCAAGCCGCCGGCAAGTTTTGTAAATTCTACAGACAATCCCAGCGAGACTAGTAGAAGTTGGAAAGCATGGCTCGAGCAATATGATTTTTACATGATAGCAACAGAAAAGACTAAAAAGGATGGAGAAATACAAGTAGCGACTTTATTGACACTGCTTGGCGCACAAGGCCAAGAAATATTTCGAACACTGAACATAGCTGATCGAAAAGACATTGCAGAAGTAAAGAAAGCGTTCACTGAACACTTCAACCCTCAGGTAAAGACAGTCTTTGAGCGATTCAAATTTCACAGCAGAGTTCAGAAGCAAGGCGAGCCATTCGAAAGCTTTGTGACAGCACTTCGAGACCTCATCACAACTTGTGAATTCCATGCTGATGAGAAAGACAAAGCGCTAGTGGATCGAATTGTAGCAG CTGATACATTGTCACGTGCATTTCTTCCTAGCTACGGTGCTGAGGCTAATAAACTTGAAGCACTAGATCATGATCAGATTGATTCAATAACCACAGGCATTATCACACAGCCTCTGTTCAAGGAAAAGTTGAGTCGGGCAACGAAACTAGATCCCACAATGCAGATACTAGCGTCATACATAAAGCATGGTTGGCCAATGACTAAACATGCTTGCCTTGAACCACTAAAACCTTACTGGAATGTAAAGTCTGATCTAACCATGCATAATGACCTGTTACTGTGCCGGGCCCAGATTGTTATTCCTATAGCAATGAGGAAAACGGTGTTGGACCAAATACATGCTGGTCACATGGGAGTTAGTAAATGTACTGAGCGAGCTAAAGGTGCAGTTTATTGGCCAGGCTATTTAGGTCAGATTAGAGATTTGATAGAATCGTGTTCTGTTTGTCAAGAATACATGAGATCAAACAGTCAGTATAGCCTTGAACCATATGATATCCCAGAATACCCTATGCAATCGGTTAGTATGGACATTTTCCACCTCGACGGCAACGATTATTTGGTAACGGTAGATCGATACTCGAAGTGGCCAGCCTGCTATCAATTAAAAACTTCTCGGTCTTTAGAAGTCATAGAGTTattaaaaaggcagttcatCGACTTTGGTCGGCCTGAAACCTTGGTCAGTGACAATGCGTCATATTTCACATCTTATGAATTTAAATGCTTTATTGAGGATAATGACGTTAAACACATAACTTCCTCTCCCTATCATTCACGCTCTAACGGGTTGGCCGAACGCATGAATCAAACCATCAAAAACAGCCTCAGAAAGGCGTTGATATCTGGTCAGACATTGTGTGATGTTTTGGCCACATTACGGTCAACTCCATTGGGTGACCAACTCCCATCTCCGGCAGTTTTGCTACAGGCTCGAAATTTAAGAGGACAATTACATTGCCTACCCCACCAACTCAAGCCCCAAGGACTACATCTAGGGGAAATACACAGTCGCTTTGTTAAAAGACAATCACAAGCTATCTTTCAGAACAACACAGCTACCCTTCCCACTGAGTATTGCGCAGGAATGGAAGTTTGGTGTAAACTAGGCCATAGAAAGTGGGCAGAAGGTGTTATTGTTGAACACGCGGAAACGCCTCGAAGTTACTACATCAAATTATTGGATGGCAAAGTTTTCAGGCGCAACATAAAATCTCTGAGACCTAACCGATCTTCTCATGCCTATAATAAAACCTCGATTAATAATCACATTGATAAACAACAGAGGCTCGTTGAAAGTACTAATTCTGATAGAACCTTGATTAATGATAACCTTGATAAACAACAGAAACTGGTTGAAAGTACTAATTCTGATATAACTTTGGTTCCGGTCCAGTCTGCTCAGCAAAGTCAGTTAGCTGTTGTTCCCAATTCTGTTGACCAGAGTGGCACCGCCACTCCTGCATCGACAGGTGCAACCAATCCTAATCAAATGAGTTCAAGCTTTTCCTCAGTTGTCACTAGGTCGGGAAGAGTGTCCAAACCACCCACTCGTTTAGGTTTCTCTTGA